Sequence from the bacterium genome:
TGACATATTAAGAAATTTTTATTAAATATTTTTCGTATGTAATAGAATGCTTCTTGTCTTTCTCCTTAGCTGCTTCAAATTCTCTCCTATATTCTTCCTTTTTAGATGCTTTAGCCCCGTATGCTATTGAGATTATATATATTTTGTCTTTTTCTTTGTATAATATTCTGCAGGTATGTTCACCATGCCCTGTATATTTAAAAATTTTATAACCTTCTTCTAAAAGTTCAATATCCGATGTATTTCTTTTTGCGAAATTATCTTTTAAAATTCTCTGGATAACTGGGTTATCATCAATTTTTATTTTTGACTCAGCCGTTATCCAGAAGATAATATAAGAATTTTTATATTCTTCCCATAATAATTTTCCTAAAGGTGTGAAATCACATAAATTTTCTTCAGTGTATATAATACTCTTGATAAAATAATTATCCTCATATCCAATTTTGTCTTTTATTTCATTCCACTGAACATCTTTCCTTCTTTCAAGTTCTATAAAGATATCATTATATTTATTAAATATCTCTTTATTAATAATTATAGGAACATTAGGAATTGATATCAGATTTTCTTCCTCTTCAAAAATATAATAAATTGGGACTTTTTTTATCTGGGCTATAATTGTTAAGTAGGGAATAGTGGCTTTATAACCACCTGTAATGTTTAATACTGGAACAGAAGATTGATAGAAATTAATGATATCTAATAATGTATCTACAAGATTGTAAAGACCTTCTTTTTGAAATATCTGTAAGGCCTTTACCTGTAAACCTTTAATCCTTTTAATGTCTGCTTCACTTGAGAATTTTTCTTTCATGTAATCCTTCAAAAACTCACTACATAATCTACATTCTGCAGTATCACTAACTAACAGATAATTTTTCGTATTTTCATCAACACGAAGTTTTGCTAAACTTTTTATTTCTGCAGGTAGTTTTTTTAAGTGCTCTGATACTTTTAAATTATACTTTGATAAATTTTCATATATTTCTCTTTTCTTTTTAGCCAGGTCTTCCCTGAAAGTATCAAAATATTCATAGGGTTTATCTTTGAAAGTATCCGTGTTAATACCTGCCTTTTCTATTGCAGATGTTCCCACAGTTGTAATTACACATTTCATTTTTGTATTCCTTTACGTCGTTCATACCACTTTCTTGCTTTTTCGTATTGTTGTTCTTTTTTTTAGAATATTCTTTACCCTGGCTCATTACATATTTCCTTTACTCTTCTTCTGTTTTGAGGGTTCCATCAGAATTTAGAAACTCATCTTTCAATTCGGTTTCACTTTTTAGATAAGCCGGTAGAGGTTGAACATTTTGTTTTTTATCCTCTAACAAATCTCCACTTTTCTCTTCAATGTTTAATATTTCAACCTCTTTGAAGTATCCATATCCAACAGCAGTTTTAGCACCTATACCTAAATTTTCCAGTGCTCCCTTGATTAATGTTTCAACATCCCTTTTCATTTCGTCGTTCTCTGTAATAAAAGGGAAAATAAATTTTGTGTCCTTTTTTACCGTTAGAAATTTTATAGGATTAGGAGAAAGCCAGTCAGCAGGTGGAGTAAGTTGTCCATTTTCTGTATCACCAGAATAATATGGTTGGTAGTGACAATTCATTACATCTATTTCTAACACAGGGAAGTTTTCAGGATATGCATCTAAAAATGTTACATTACCTTTATTCTTTTGATTTCCAAAGAGTTTTATGTAATTTTCATCTTGTTCAGATGCAAACTCTTCAATAGTCGCATATTTCTTCTTATTTTCATTCTCATCATTTTCTTTATATTCTCTTAATTTTTCTTCTAATTGTTCTCTATTTTGTTCTATGTAGTATGTACTCAACATACCTTTGACTGCAGTACCTGGTATATAAGGAACTCCTAAAATGTGGTGTAAAGTCATAGATGTTTCAAGAACACTATTTGTACCAAGTCCAACTACTAATCTCCAGTGGACCTTCCCGTATATCTGCGTTGCTTTTATCTGGGAAAGAAAGTATTTATATCTATTAACAAAATTCTTATAGAAGTTTTTACTTATAGAGGTAGATTTGGAATATGCCACTGCTCTATTTAAAACTTTGCTTTTGCCTTTTATTTGGTTTTTACTTCCTTCTTTTTCATATTCATATCTATTTTTATTTATTATCCAAAAATCTATATATTTATTAAGCAATAAACTTAGGTTTTCTATACCATTTATATTACTGGTCAGGATATTCTCTACATCTTTAGGTAAGATTATTCTTCCTTTCATAATTTGTTCTCCCTATGCTTTTGTTTCTAAATCTTCAAGTTCTGCTTCTGCAAATTTTCTAATCCATATTAAAAGTGAAAGAACTTCCTTTGTATATAAACGATACCTTGAACTATCACTATTTAAAATAGATTCTAAAATATCAGAAATTTTAAATTTTACTTTACACCACTCGTTGATATGTTCATATAACATTAAATGATGGTCTTTACCTTTTGCTTTAAGAAAAGCCAGAGATTGTCCCAATCCATTCTGTAAAATCATTGAAGCAAAACCCCTTGATAATGATTTATATTCTTTGTTGTTTTTATTCTTTACGTCCTGTATTTTAGTAAAAGCAAATTTAGCCCTTTCTTGTTCTATCGTCTTTAACATTTTCTATCCTCCTGTTATAACCAATTAATTCTGACAAATCCCTTTCCTACAGTTTCATTACCCCCTATTTGAATATAAGATGTCATTTCCGTTAATTTATCTACAATATTTTTCGCTTCAATAACCTGTTTTTTATCTCTTGTTTTAACTACAAAAAGAGAAAAGTAAAGTATTGTATCCATAGGGAGATACTCTTCTGACCATAAAGCACCTTCCTGAACTACTCCTGTGTTTTTGTCTATTCTTATTCTTGTAATAACCTCTGTTGACATCTCTACAAAGTCCCTGAAAACATCATCTGAAACAATACATATCTTCTTTTTGAGGGATTCTTTCAGATACTTATATTCATCCTCCTTAGGAACTATGGCTTCAATGATTGAATCAAAAGAAGATGGTTCAATATCCTGCTTATTAAATAGATATTCTTCAAGTACTACTTGATTACCTATACATATAGAATTATCCGAGACAATAATATGTTCATTCTCCACTGGTTCAACATCAGGAACCTGAATTGAATTTATACCTGCCATTGCGAGAGAACGTCTGAATTTTTCAAGAACATCTTTACAGGTAATCCATACATAAACATCCTTGAGGGATTTTACTGGATAAAAAAGCACTCTTGCATCACTGAAAGATACAGCAGATGCAAAATCACCACCTTCTTCTCCGCTTTTTTCAGGACCAAATATAGCATCAATATCGTCTCCTTTGTAATACTGTCTAAACACCCCTTTGATTTCTGACCCCTGAATTCTCGGATAGTTTGTGTATCTTTCCCGCTGGATTGGCTGGTCAATAATACCTACATCCTGTCCTACACCACAATGGATTGGACTTTCTGCAATCAAAAAACCGATTTTGTTTTGTTCAAACATTTATCCCTCCTATTAGTACTGTTCCAAATCCTGTTTTTTCGTTTTCATCAGAAAAATTATTGTTAAGAAAATAATCAAATATCTTATCTATTGCATCTTCAGAATTATCAGATAATTCAAAGTAATACACACTGCCAGATGGAACTACTTTCTTTATATGTTTTGGTTTCTGATTTGCAAGGTCCCAGCCAGATACAACCTCTGGTTTATTAAGGCATACTGAAATGAGTTTAATTTTAATTCCATATATTTCCAACTCAAAATTATCATTAAATCTCTCTGACAACCATCCTTTTTTGAATAAAGCAGGTGTAAGAAATATCAGTTTAAATTTCTTTGTATTTTGTACTATTTTTTTTATCTCATGAGTTATATCATAATAATACTTAAATGGGTTATCAGAAATTTCTTCATATTCACATACTCTATTTGCTCCTCCTAACTTTATAAATCCTCGTTTAGACAATAGAGAAAAATCTTTTACTTCAGCACACAGTGACCACTGGTCTTTATTACAATCCTTAAGTCGCACAAATCCCATAGTATAAAGCAATCCTTCTTCAGATACATTGGTTTCTCTGTTAATACCAAGTCCTGTGCGCATTTCATAATTGAATATCTCATCTGTACTCTTTATATCAGAAGTTTTAATAGAAACACCAAGAGAATATTCTGTGAAAGAAGAGATCGACATATAACCATTTATATCTTTTAGTCGTTTTTCTTTAATTGTATGGGGGAAAAAACATTCTAATTCCTTTAAATCTGTTGATATTCCATATCGTTTCCAGTCAAAAGGGGCTAATACACAAAGTTCATCGCTATCCTCTATTTTTTTAATATCAGATGGCACTCTTATAAAAACAGATTCACCGTTATGTAATAGAAATGGACCTTTTAGAGTAAAATCACCAAACTGGTTCGGAGTGCCTAATTCTTTTATTATTTTTTCTAATCCTGCTTTTTCAACCATTGCGGTATTGGAAAAACTGACATTGCCTGTTTTGTAAGTATCATAATCACAACCAAGTTTTTCAAGGACAGTAGTTCTCAATGCACCATATAGTGTCTGTGAGAAAGGTGGAAAAATTGATTTGGTAAAGTGTTCACTACCTCTACCAAATGGTTTTGAATCTCTGAAAAATAAAACATCAACCGGTTTAATATTGATAATCAATTTTTACCCCCTGATGATAAAAAACGTAAAACGAGAAAGAGATTTTCTATTGGCTCTTTACTTGTATTGTTGGATATAAGATTATTAAATTTTTGATACATCTTATTTATTAAAGAATTTTTTATTGCTATTTTTTCCTTCGCATCTTTTTTACTTTGAATAAGAATGTGTCTTGTCAATCCAAGTTTTAGTAAAGATTTTATTAAATCCTGACTCTCTCCAATCCTTCCAATATCGTTGAACATAGATTGGAAAAATGACATAGAAAGTCCATCACTATCTTGTTTTCCTGCAACATTTTCCAGGATGGTTTTTATCTCTTCTATAATCAAAGTATTCTCATTCTTCCATTTTGACCCATATTTTACAATATTACCTGAACGCTTTATTATTTTTATTACAAAAGCATCTCTTCCATAGATATCTTTTGCTTCTTTCTGAACACTCTGAACTGTCTTCAATGTATCTGTTAAATCGTGGTCTTTGTGGGCTATAACTATTCCTGCAGACATTGTTGCTTTATCTCCAAGCGTAGAATAGATCGTTTTATTTTTTCCTTCTCTTATTACAATATAACCATTTTTGTGGGCTAAAAATATATTGTTATCTTCGTTTATGTTGCCAGAAAATGTAAATCTTATTTTTTGCGCAACTTCAATGGCATATTCCACTGGAATAAAAGCAAGAACATCATCACCACCAGAGTATACCAGTTTACCAGGGTATTGATATTCAACAATATCTCTAACAAGTTTTAAAGAGAACTTGTTAAGTGCCCGGCTTATAAAAGAGTGAAGAGATGGAGATAAATTCCGCTTAAGATTTTGTGTATTTGGAGGGATTGATGATACAGCATCACTGTGAACTACTTCTTTCCATGAAGGAAAGTTCTCATGAGTTCCACTCAGCCATTTCCCCATATTATCTCCATCCATAGAGATAACTGCAAAATACTTGGAAGGTTTATCTCCAACATTTTTAATGATATGCTTGATTGAACCAATATCAGTTCCCCTGATTTGTTGAATAAAGTCCTTTTTCTCATTATACTTTATGCCATACTCAGATAAGTTTTTTTCAGTAAAACTTTCTTCAAAAAGCCATTGACCATCATAGCAAAGAAAATCTTTAATCGTATCATCATTAAGATTTAACTTCTTGATTTTATCTGAGATAAACCTTATAGAAAAACAGTTAAAAGTTTTTTGAATACCTATTTGTTTTAATAAATCTACATATTTTTTTACAGAACATGAGACATCAGGACTATTCCATTTTTCAATGACAGCAATTTTAAACGGAAGGGTGGCAATTGTTGCTGTAGAAGGGAAAGAAACTTCTTGATTATTAAATATCTCTTTAAAATATAGTTCACCTGCCATCCTTTTTATAAAACAAATTGCACAGAGTTTCTCTTTCCCATCAATATTTATCTTGAAATCACTCACTTTTGCAATTTCTTTCCAGAATTCTGTGGGATTTCCTTTGTTAACAAGAATTTCTCTTTCGCCACAGAGGGAACATTTATTAAGTTGTCTTGGTGAATTCGTTAATTGATTAAAAGTTCTGATATTTTTACGAGAGTTAAAAGCAGTATCTATTATTTTATAAAGGTGCTGCCAGAAATTTCCTATATTGGAATATTCTGTTTCTATCGTAGCTTTTGTTTCTTCTCCAAAGATGTCTTTATAGTTCTGCTGCAAGGTATCTATAGCAGGCAATTTATAAATTACATAATAGGTTTCAAAGAAATTTTCTATTTGACTAGACCAGATTTTTTCAACTTCACTATCAGAAAATTTATCTCTAAATGTTTCAGAATCTTTAATTTTCTTTGCTATTTCATAAAAAGATGTTTTTATTGTTTCTTGCATTGATTTTGCTATTGTTTCTGCTTGGTTATGAGGAAGTATAGCAAATATTATATTAGATAAAGAAGGTATAGAAATATTTCTCATAAAGTTATCATTGGCAATTTTTATTTCATATGTATTTTTCAAAAATCTATCAATTAGAGGTTGGTTTTTTATATTAGGTAATATTATATGTTCTGGTCCTGCATTATCTATTATAACTTCAATGGCTTTTGATGTAAGATATGAGATAATGTAACTACCCATCCAGTAGTCCTCAGTTCTTTTAGAAGTAAGGATAAAACTCTGAACAGGCCCAAAAGAGAATTTTAAAAAAGCAGGTTCTGGTAAAGAACCTGTAATAGCTACAGAAAGCCAATTATGGTCCAATATAGAATGGTCAGGAATTCTTGTATCAGCAGGTAATAAATTCCACAGATTTCCTAATTTAAATTTTTCTATTTCTAAATCTGTAAATATATCCGGGATATTCCGCCAGAGGTTAATTAAAAATGTTTTATCATTTTTAGAATTATTTTTGAGATTTACGATAGATTCAGATATAACTCTTTCTAATTCCTGATATTCAGGAGAAATATATCCATATTTAGATATCTCTAATCTTTCACTACCGAGTGGATGTGTTAGTTCTGGTTTTTTATTGAAATCTATTGTAATATTCTGTGTAAACCTGATTCTATCAGCAGCAGCCGAAATTCTATCACTCTCTTCAATTTCGTCTGTAAATAATTTTTCTTCTGGTTTTACAAGATTATAATATTCTTCTGCTTTTTCTTTATGTCTATAGATATTGAATGGTTTATCAATAGGGTCATGGAAAAACGCTCTTAGTTTGTTATTCATATCAATGTCTCCATTTTTTTACTCAAATAGTTATTAAAATTCTCACATATTTGTTCAAATTCTTTATTTTTCTGAATCCAGTCAGATAATTTCTTACCGTCACGGTCTTCTGTCATAGAAGCACAATAGTTTGATGGTAAAAATAATATATAAGCGGAGAATTTATTATCATCTTCCTTTATTACTTTTAAAAAATATGGCTTCGCATGTCTTTCTAAAAATGATTTAAACCCTCCATTTGGGTTATTACGTGTTGGGGTATTAAGTGGCGCTCCGATATATTGCCTTTTCATATATATGTGACTGCCTTCTAAATTCAATCTTGCCTCTCTATAAATTTTCCCTATTTCAGCAAGAGATTTATCCCAAGAGTCAAATATATTTTTTGCTTTGAACAGTCTTAATCCATTAGCAAAGGATAAATAATCAGTAGTATTTCTATTATTTATCATCTTATTTAAAATATCCTTTGTTGGTATAACATTTTTGATATATTCTTCTCCTATAGGCTTAAAAATTTCTCTATTTAACACTCTAAAACTCCCAAATCCATTTCTTGATTTTGCTCCAAGTCCACCAAAAGCATTGAGATAATAAAGAGATTTTAAAACATCTTTAAATTTATCAATGTTATTATAGAGGAATAAAATGATAAATCTTGTATTTGGAACAAAGTATTCAGAGATAACTTCATTACGTCGTATATTTTTATTGTATTCACAGCAACCATATGATAAATATTCAAGGATATTTATTTTAAAAGATTTCTTCCCAGATTTGACATCTATAAGGTGGCTCGGTAAAGAATTTTTAGAAGGATTAATAGAATCATATAGCAGTTTTATTGAAAAACTTGATTTTCCAGCATCACTGCTTCCAAAAATTTTATCTTCTTTTTCTTTCAATTGTTGAAGATTATCTGAATTGTTTATCGCACGCCACCAGAATCTCAACAGACCTTTAATTGATGGTGCTCTTAATTCAGCTGTCCTACCATCTGCACCTCCAAGAAACATAGGAGTTATTACTTCAACTTCACATTTCAATGTTTTCCACATTATCTCTTCTCCTTAGATTTTCTATCCTGTACTTTCCCAAGCCGAAGGTGGTGTTTTTGCCGGTATGGAGATAGGAACCGAGAATAATGAGAGGCAGGAAATCATCTATATTCCCTTTGTATGTTATCTCTCCCACAATTCCTCCAAGTTTCATTGTGGTTTTCTGACGGGTTGAATATCTTTCAAATTCAACCCATCTTGTTTCACATACTTCTATTCTAATATCTTCTGATTTTTTAATCAAGTCATTCCAGTGATATTCAATTTTTTTATCACACCAGTGTTCTGAAAGGAAAGTTATCCGATGGATTAAACTCCTTACAAGATAATGAAACTCAATTATAGAGACGAATTTTCCGTTATATTTTATTCTTGTTGGGGTTATAAACTTTAGAGTAAGTTTTGTAGTGGGTTCAGTCCCTATCTCTTTTACCCTTCCAATATCTGGTTTTGTCAGAGAACCTTCTTCTGCATTATATATTTCCTTTTCTTCAGGATATTGTTGTAAAACTGATTCTATTGTGAAATTTTTTCTCTGATATCCAAAACCGGTTTCTCCGAGGGTTTGTATGGAAACAAAAAAATAAGGAAGATATTTTATTGAATTCCCGATAAGTGTAAGTTGTAAAGGCAGGATATCATTTTTGTTATAGATATTCTTCCTATAAGTTTCAATATCTAAAATGTAAGGTCTTGGTATATCCAGTGTTTTGAGAGTGGCATTTGAGTTTTGTATTTTGCTTTCAAAGAGTAGAGAGTAAGCACATTCACCTGATAATATACAGTCAACACAGGTTGATTTATTTTTAAAAATACAGGTCGCTTTTTTAAAGGCATATCCAAAGCCACCTCTTATTGTACTTCCATAAAATTTATTTAATATAATTTCTTCATCAGGTCTTATTCTGAAAAGGAATATGGAGAATGGTATCTGCTGGAGCTGTTGCATAAGAGATGAAGATTTCATAGTTTCTTTATATCATAAAATAGAAATTCAGGCAAGATAATTTTTAAAGTATTTTAGAGTATGGTAAAGAATAGTTTTGTGAAAAAATGTGGAAGTGATGTGGGTGGAGGGAAGCCATACTATCGGAGGTCTTCCGAGTGCTTCCCACAGTTGGATTGTTGCTCTCACAGGAACGATAAGGTCAAATCTACCGTTAATCATAAGGACATTCCTCGGTTGGTTTAGATGTGCATATGTTAAAGGGTCTATTAAAAACCATTCTCTCGGACAGCAAATATCTTCTATTTCCTCAGGCATATTTACTCTTCTTACTTCTTTCAGGTATTCAATATAGTCCTTCGTCATATTTCTATAATCTCTGATACGGAGTCCTTTAATCATTTCACCCACAACGATGGGAAGTGTTGCAATACCTCTGGTGAATATGTAGTGAAGATTACCTCCTCCTAATATAGATACGCCTGCTTTAATACGTTTATCAATCCCCATTACGGTGTTAAGAATGATAGCTCCTAAACTTATTCCAACCATACCTATCTGTCCTTTAATTATTTTTTCTCCATCTTCCAGCCAGTCGCAGAGTGCCATAATATCTATTACTGCCTGACGATATGCATTTACAGACCGGTTTACATCAGTAGTAATAAATAAAGAGCCGCTTTTGTATCTTTTGTGTGCTCTGTTCATATGATAAGGAAGGTGTAAAAGGTATGCACCAAATCCTCTTTTTGCCAGTTCTCTGGCAAACCATTCAGTAGCACCATTTTTGTTTTCCATCCAACTATGTATAAGAACAATGGGAATCCATTTCTCCATATTTAAGGGCTCAAATACATCAACATATACAGTGTCATTGAAAGGATATCCTGAAGTAAAACCAGAAGGGAAAGAAAGCATGCCTTTATTGTAAAGGGCGCTTCTTTCTGTGATAACATAATGGAACCCAGTTATCTTTGCATATTGATAGAACTTTATCATAAAAGTATTTCTCCTACTTCTTAATTATCTATTCTATAAAGAGAATGTCAAGAAAATTCTTTTACCCCTATTCTCTCCCCCAGTTGAGTGAGAAAGAAAAGGGGAAATTAACTTGACTGGTGTATAATAGTTATAAGGAGAAATAATGAAGATAGGCGCACATATATGGATAGGTAAGGGACTGGGAAGTGTTGTTGAGACCGCTGATTTTTTGAGTTGTGATTGCTTCCAGATGTTTCTTCAAAATCCCCGTTCATGGAAAAGGAAGGAAAGAGAAAATACAGAAGTTATGAAGTTCAGAGAAGGAGTTAGAAAGCATAATATTGCTCCCGTAGTAGTTCATATGCCGTATATAATGAATCTATCTTCCCCTGATAGAGAAATTTTGTATAAGTCCAGAATGTTATTTGAATATGAAATGGCAGAAGCAGAAAAACTGGGTGCTGACTATTATGTTATACATCCAGGCAGTCATAAAGGAGAAGGGATTAAAACAGGTATTAAAAACCTTGCGGAAAGTATTAAATCGTTTGTTGTAAAAAAACCAAAGATACTTGTTGAAAATACTGCAGGACAGGGTAATACAATAGGTGGAAGGTGGGAGGACTTTGTTTATCTTTTTGAAAGATTTGGAGATAGCATTGGAATATGTTTTGATACCGCACATGCTTTCCAGTCAGGGTATGATATAAGAGATGAAGAGAAACTTTTAGAGATGCTGAAAATAATAGATGCGAAACTTATACGTAAAGGAATTCTTATAGTCCATTCCAATGATTCTTTTTCTCCTCTGGCTTCACATCTTGATAGACACCAGCATATCGGGAAGGGGCATCTCGGAATAAAAACATTTGAGATACTTATAAAAAATGGTTATATCGGAACACTACCATTTATAATTGAAACACCAAAGCTGGATATATCTGCGGATGAAAAAAATCTTGATATATTGAGAAAAATTGGTAGAAAATATCAACGTTATTAGGCATCCAGGGTTTTACCTTATAAGAACAGCATATTTGAATATGAAAAGTACTGCTATTACAATCAATATCCAGTTAAGTTCTCTGTATCTTCCCGAAGTAAGTTTGAAAATAACATAGGATATAAATCCCATAGCCATTCCATCTCCGATATTATATGTAAGAGGGATACCTAATAGAGTAAGGAAGGCGGGGATACTTTCTGTATGGTCTTCCCATTTTATCTTTTTAACAGTACCCATTATTAAACTTCCTATTATGATGAGTGCAGGTGCAGTTACAGGGTAAAGTGTTATTCCTCCTTCTCCGGGGATACCTGTTCCTACCATTCGGACAAAAGGATAGAAAAATAAAGCAAGTAGGAAACAGATAGCAGTTATCACTGATGCAAAACCGGTCTTTCCACCGGATGAGACACCCGCAGCACTTTCAATATAACTTGTTACAGTGGATGTTCCTAACATTGCACCTGCAACAGTTCCTACTGCGTCTGAGAATAAGATTCTTTCTGCTCTCGGTAGTTTACCGTCTTTCATAAATCCTCCTGCTTGTCCTATTCCTATGACGGTTCCCACTGTGTCAAACACATCCATAAAGAGAAATACAAATATTACAGTAAATATTCCATATCTTATTGCACCTACTACATCCATCTTCATAAATGTAGGAGAGATGGAAGGTATTTTTCCTGCAATACCCTGATATTCTACTAAACCCATGGCAAGTCCAATAAGCCCTGTAATGACCATACCTAAAAGGATTCCACCTTTTATCTTTCTGGCAATTAAAATTCCTGTGATGAAAAGTCCTATAACGGAAAGTAAGACCTCCTTTTGGTGGAAGTTTCCCAGTGAGACGACCAGTCCACTTTTTTTAATAATACCTGCCTGTAGAAAACCTATAAATGCAATAAAGAATCCTATACCTGCTGCTATTCCATACTGAAGTGTTTCTGGTATCGCGTTTATAAGTTTTTCACGCACCCGCCATAGTGAAAGGACTATAAATATAACTCCGGAAATAAAAACTGCTCCAAGAGCGGACTGCCAGGCAATACCCATACCGAGCACAACCGTGAATGTGAAATAGAAGTTCTGTCCCATACCCGGCGCAAGTGCGATGGGATAGTTAGCATAAATTCCCATCAGTAGGGTTGCTATGGCTGATGAGAGACAGGTGGCAACCATAACTGAACCAAAATCCATTCCTGCCTGAGATAAAACCGCTGGCTGGACAACTATAATATAAGCCATTGCCATAAATGTTACAATGCCTGCTAATACCTCTGTTTTTAGGTCGCTTCCATATTCCTTAAATTTGAAGAATTTTGCTATCATTATCCACCCCATCTTATTTTTTTGATTTTATAATTTTAAAAAATAAGTAGCAAATAATTCTTTCTTATTTCTCTTTTTCTGTGAAAGAGGAAACAGCATAGGTTTCACCCTCACTCTGTCTTGCCCTGACGGGCTTCGGGCACCCTCCTCACCATCTCGGCGGGCGTGCTATACGCTGCTCCTTACCTGTCGCACCAGCACCCCTCTCCC
This genomic interval carries:
- the cmr1 gene encoding type III-B CRISPR module RAMP protein Cmr1 translates to MWKTLKCEVEVITPMFLGGADGRTAELRAPSIKGLLRFWWRAINNSDNLQQLKEKEDKIFGSSDAGKSSFSIKLLYDSINPSKNSLPSHLIDVKSGKKSFKINILEYLSYGCCEYNKNIRRNEVISEYFVPNTRFIILFLYNNIDKFKDVLKSLYYLNAFGGLGAKSRNGFGSFRVLNREIFKPIGEEYIKNVIPTKDILNKMINNRNTTDYLSFANGLRLFKAKNIFDSWDKSLAEIGKIYREARLNLEGSHIYMKRQYIGAPLNTPTRNNPNGGFKSFLERHAKPYFLKVIKEDDNKFSAYILFLPSNYCASMTEDRDGKKLSDWIQKNKEFEQICENFNNYLSKKMETLI
- the cas6 gene encoding CRISPR system precrRNA processing endoribonuclease RAMP protein Cas6, whose protein sequence is MKSSSLMQQLQQIPFSIFLFRIRPDEEIILNKFYGSTIRGGFGYAFKKATCIFKNKSTCVDCILSGECAYSLLFESKIQNSNATLKTLDIPRPYILDIETYRKNIYNKNDILPLQLTLIGNSIKYLPYFFVSIQTLGETGFGYQRKNFTIESVLQQYPEEKEIYNAEEGSLTKPDIGRVKEIGTEPTTKLTLKFITPTRIKYNGKFVSIIEFHYLVRSLIHRITFLSEHWCDKKIEYHWNDLIKKSEDIRIEVCETRWVEFERYSTRQKTTMKLGGIVGEITYKGNIDDFLPLIILGSYLHTGKNTTFGLGKYRIENLRRRDNVENIEM
- a CDS encoding deoxyribonuclease IV, whose protein sequence is MKIGAHIWIGKGLGSVVETADFLSCDCFQMFLQNPRSWKRKERENTEVMKFREGVRKHNIAPVVVHMPYIMNLSSPDREILYKSRMLFEYEMAEAEKLGADYYVIHPGSHKGEGIKTGIKNLAESIKSFVVKKPKILVENTAGQGNTIGGRWEDFVYLFERFGDSIGICFDTAHAFQSGYDIRDEEKLLEMLKIIDAKLIRKGILIVHSNDSFSPLASHLDRHQHIGKGHLGIKTFEILIKNGYIGTLPFIIETPKLDISADEKNLDILRKIGRKYQRY
- a CDS encoding NCS2 family permease; protein product: MIAKFFKFKEYGSDLKTEVLAGIVTFMAMAYIIVVQPAVLSQAGMDFGSVMVATCLSSAIATLLMGIYANYPIALAPGMGQNFYFTFTVVLGMGIAWQSALGAVFISGVIFIVLSLWRVREKLINAIPETLQYGIAAGIGFFIAFIGFLQAGIIKKSGLVVSLGNFHQKEVLLSVIGLFITGILIARKIKGGILLGMVITGLIGLAMGLVEYQGIAGKIPSISPTFMKMDVVGAIRYGIFTVIFVFLFMDVFDTVGTVIGIGQAGGFMKDGKLPRAERILFSDAVGTVAGAMLGTSTVTSYIESAAGVSSGGKTGFASVITAICFLLALFFYPFVRMVGTGIPGEGGITLYPVTAPALIIIGSLIMGTVKKIKWEDHTESIPAFLTLLGIPLTYNIGDGMAMGFISYVIFKLTSGRYRELNWILIVIAVLFIFKYAVLIR